The Mycolicibacterium flavescens genome has a segment encoding these proteins:
- the glgC_1 gene encoding glucose-1-phosphate adenylyltransferase, whose amino-acid sequence MRELPHVLGIVLAGGEGKRLYPLTADRAKPAVPFGGAYRLIDFVLSNLVNARYLRICVLTQYKSHSLDRHISQNWRLSGLAGEYITPVPAQQRLGPRWYTGSADAIYQSLNLIYDEDPDYIVVFGADHVYRMDPEQMVQFHIESGAGATVAGIRVPRQEATAFGVIDADESGRIRSFIEKPPDPPGTPDNPDEAFVSMGNYIFTTKVLIDAIRADADDDHSDHDMGGDIIPRLVDDGMAAVYDFSNNEVPGATERDHGYWRDVGTLDAFYDAHMDLVSVHPVFNLYNKRWPIRGESEMLAPAKFVNGGSAQESVVGAGSIISAASVRNSVLSSNVVVDDGAIVEGSVIMPGARIGRGAVVRHAILDKNVVVGPGEMVGVDLDKDRERFAISAGGVVAVGKGVWI is encoded by the coding sequence ATGAGGGAACTGCCACACGTGCTGGGCATCGTCCTGGCCGGCGGGGAGGGCAAGCGGCTCTACCCGTTGACCGCGGATCGAGCCAAGCCCGCCGTTCCCTTCGGTGGCGCCTACCGCCTGATCGACTTCGTGCTGTCGAATCTGGTCAATGCGCGGTATCTGCGGATTTGCGTGCTGACGCAATACAAGTCGCACTCACTTGATCGTCACATCTCCCAGAACTGGCGATTGTCGGGCCTCGCTGGTGAGTACATCACGCCCGTCCCGGCCCAGCAGCGGCTCGGCCCGCGGTGGTACACCGGTTCCGCGGACGCGATCTACCAGTCGCTGAACCTCATCTACGACGAAGATCCGGATTACATCGTCGTGTTCGGCGCCGACCACGTCTACCGAATGGACCCCGAGCAGATGGTCCAGTTCCACATCGAAAGCGGCGCGGGCGCGACAGTCGCGGGTATCCGGGTACCGCGCCAGGAGGCCACCGCGTTCGGGGTCATCGACGCCGACGAGTCCGGCCGCATCCGCAGCTTCATCGAGAAGCCCCCCGACCCGCCGGGCACGCCGGACAATCCCGACGAGGCGTTCGTGTCGATGGGCAACTACATCTTCACCACCAAGGTGCTGATCGACGCGATCCGCGCCGACGCCGACGACGACCACTCCGACCACGACATGGGCGGCGACATCATCCCCCGTCTGGTCGACGACGGCATGGCGGCGGTGTACGACTTCAGCAACAACGAAGTGCCCGGTGCGACCGAACGCGATCACGGTTACTGGCGCGACGTGGGAACCCTCGACGCGTTCTACGACGCGCACATGGACCTGGTGTCGGTGCACCCGGTGTTCAACCTCTACAACAAGCGTTGGCCGATCCGCGGGGAGTCCGAGATGCTCGCGCCGGCGAAGTTCGTCAACGGCGGTTCGGCGCAGGAGTCGGTCGTTGGCGCCGGCAGCATCATCTCGGCTGCGTCCGTGCGGAATTCGGTGTTGTCGTCCAACGTCGTCGTCGACGACGGGGCGATCGTCGAGGGCAGCGTGATCATGCCCGGGGCCCGCATCGGTCGCGGCGCGGTGGTGCGCCACGCGATCTTGGACAAGAACGTGGTCGTCGGCCCCGGCGAGATGGTCGGGGTGGACCTCGACAAGGACCGCGAACGGTTCGCGATCAGCGCCGGGGGAGTGGTCGCGGTCGGTAAGGGTGTCTGGATCTAA